A single Lolium perenne isolate Kyuss_39 chromosome 6, Kyuss_2.0, whole genome shotgun sequence DNA region contains:
- the LOC127305453 gene encoding protein G1-like6 codes for MDHHHHHHHHHHHMIPGQEPSAADGATHQDNFFLGPAGVGIFGGAIGASGAGSSSSAAAAGGASGTSAGGVGGGGGPSPSGSSPSLSRYESQKRRDWNTFGQYLRNHRPPLSLSRCSGAHVLEFLKYMDQFGKTKVHTPVCPFYGHPNPPAPCPCPLRQAWGSLDALIGRLRAAYEENGGTPEMNPFGARAVRLYLREVRETQARARGISYEKKKRKKPSSSSSAAAGGPSSEGSPPPGPSGSGGGDTSASPHFIMP; via the coding sequence ATggatcaccaccatcaccaccaccaccaccatcatcacaTGATCCCGGGCCAAGAACCGTCGGCAGCTGACGGCGCCACCCATCAAGACAACTTCTTCCTCGGCCCTGCCGGTGTCGGCATCTTCGGTGGCGCCATCGGCGCGTCCGGGGCCGGCTCGTCCTCGTCGGCCGCCGCAGCGGGGGGAGCCTCCGGGACCTCGGcgggcggcgtcggcggcggaggaggaccaTCGCCTTCCGGGTCGTCGCCGTCTCTGAGCCGGTACGAGTCGCAGAAGCGGCGGGACTGGAACACGTTCGGGCAGTACCTGCGGAACCACCGGCCGCCGCTGTCGCTGTCGCGGTGCAGCGGCGCTCACGTGCTGGAGTTCCTCAAGTACATGGACCAGTTCGGCAAGACCAAGGTGCACACGCCGGTGTGCCCCTTCTACGGCCACCCCAACCCGCCGGCGCCGTGCCCGTGCCCGCTGCGCCAGGCCTGGGGCTCCCTCGACGCGCTCATCGGCCGCCTCCGCGCCGCCTACGAGGAGAACGGCGGCACGCCCGAGATGAACCCCTTCGGCGCGCGCGCCGTCCGCCTCTACCTGCGTGAGGTGCGCGAGACGCAGGCGCGGGCAAGGGGGATCAGCTACGAGAAGAAGAAGCGCAAGaagccgtcgtcctcgtcgtcggcCGCGGCAGGGGGACCGTCTTCCGAGGGGAGCCCACCTCCCGGCCCGTCCGGCAGCGGCGGAGGCGACACGTCGGCGTCGCCACACTTCATCATGCCGTGA